The following are encoded together in the Asticcacaulis sp. genome:
- a CDS encoding SDR family NAD(P)-dependent oxidoreductase, producing the protein MAKAGNQVIITGRRQALLDQVARATPGISALTLDVDSPESNKDFVATVTANFPALNVLVNNAGIMKMEMLGQESDTTVAEAMITTNILGPVRLTAALLPHLKSNRKLPY; encoded by the coding sequence TTGGCCAAAGCTGGTAATCAGGTCATCATCACGGGACGGCGTCAGGCCCTGTTGGATCAAGTGGCTCGTGCGACTCCTGGCATCTCAGCGCTTACGCTGGATGTTGACAGCCCTGAATCGAATAAAGACTTTGTTGCCACAGTGACAGCCAACTTCCCGGCACTGAACGTACTCGTAAACAATGCCGGCATCATGAAGATGGAAATGCTTGGCCAAGAGAGCGATACCACCGTAGCCGAGGCGATGATCACGACGAACATTCTGGGCCCGGTTCGGCTCACGGCGGCACTTCTGCCGCACCTGAAAAGCAACCGGAAGCTACCGTACTGA
- a CDS encoding SDR family NAD(P)-dependent oxidoreductase produces the protein MPLVFTPTYSATKAFVHSYTLSLRKQLERTNVKVLELAPPYVQIELMGSQQAADPRAMPLNDFVNEVMSILANPPTNGEIIVENCKPIRFAEKNGNFDQLFDLFSSMDEG, from the coding sequence GTGCCGCTGGTATTCACCCCGACGTACTCGGCGACTAAGGCATTTGTCCACTCATACACCTTGTCACTGCGCAAGCAACTTGAACGCACGAATGTTAAGGTGCTCGAACTGGCGCCGCCTTATGTTCAAATCGAGTTAATGGGCAGCCAGCAGGCGGCCGATCCAAGAGCCATGCCCTTGAACGACTTCGTTAACGAAGTCATGTCGATCCTGGCTAATCCCCCCACCAATGGTGAGATCATCGTCGAAAACTGTAAGCCGATACGTTTCGCGGAGAAGAACGGTAACTTCGATCAATTGTTCGATTTGTTTAGCTCCATGGATGAGGGCTAA
- a CDS encoding inositol oxygenase yields the protein MGASATQAADESRYKEGKSEDEFRQYDAAAVPGVAQFYRNNHEQMTVDYVLRKEAEYFGLTRGQKSIWDAAEFLNALVDESDPDTDLTQTDHLLQTSEAMRRDGLPRWMILTGFLHDLGKCLCLWGEPQWGVVGDTYPVGCAWSEHIVFHEYFAGNPDRNVPEYQTKYGIYEPNCGLETVHMSFGHDGYIAEVMKPYLPDEALYMLRFHSFYPWHKHGGYDHLCNDKDRAMLEWVLKFNRYDLYSKGHAKPDLAKLKPYYDDLFAEFLPEKVAW from the coding sequence ATGGGTGCAAGCGCCACACAGGCTGCTGATGAAAGTCGCTATAAGGAAGGCAAGAGCGAGGACGAATTTCGTCAGTATGACGCGGCTGCCGTGCCGGGCGTCGCTCAATTTTATCGCAATAATCACGAGCAGATGACGGTTGACTATGTGCTGCGCAAGGAGGCCGAATATTTCGGCCTGACAAGGGGGCAGAAGTCGATATGGGACGCCGCTGAATTTCTCAATGCTCTGGTCGATGAGAGCGATCCGGATACCGATCTGACCCAGACCGATCACCTTTTGCAAACCTCGGAGGCCATGCGCCGTGACGGACTGCCGCGCTGGATGATCCTGACCGGCTTTCTGCACGACCTGGGTAAATGCCTTTGCCTGTGGGGTGAACCGCAATGGGGCGTGGTTGGGGATACATATCCGGTGGGCTGCGCCTGGTCGGAGCACATTGTCTTTCATGAATATTTTGCAGGCAACCCGGATCGTAACGTACCAGAATACCAGACCAAATATGGTATTTACGAACCCAATTGTGGTCTTGAGACAGTGCATATGTCATTCGGCCACGATGGCTATATTGCCGAGGTGATGAAGCCTTATCTGCCGGATGAGGCGCTCTATATGCTGCGCTTCCATTCCTTCTATCCGTGGCACAAGCATGGCGGTTACGATCACCTGTGCAATGATAAGGATCGCGCCATGCTGGAATGGGTGCTGAAATTCAACAGGTACGACCTTTACTCGAAAGGTCATGCCAAGCCGGATCTGGCCAAGCTAAAGCCCTATTACGATGATCTGTTCGCCGAGTTCCTGCCTGAAAAGGTTGCGTGGTAA